One genomic window of Ottowia oryzae includes the following:
- a CDS encoding PaaI family thioesterase, translating to MSTPAHPDLFVRVADSLARQGLMQHLGAQLRRVEPGMVEIWLPYSDKVTQQQNGFHGGAMGALADIAGGYAGLTVAEPGMEVVTAEYKINFLGAYQSGTLRAVGRVLKPGRRLIVTTADVTHVDDAGKESPCALMQQTLVPVPKTY from the coding sequence ATGAGCACTCCTGCCCACCCGGACCTATTCGTACGCGTTGCAGACAGCCTGGCCCGACAGGGCCTGATGCAGCACCTGGGTGCCCAGCTGCGCCGTGTAGAGCCGGGCATGGTCGAGATATGGCTGCCGTATTCCGACAAGGTCACCCAACAGCAGAACGGCTTTCATGGCGGCGCCATGGGCGCGTTGGCCGACATTGCCGGCGGTTACGCGGGCCTGACCGTGGCCGAGCCCGGCATGGAAGTCGTGACGGCCGAGTACAAGATCAACTTTCTGGGTGCCTACCAGAGCGGCACGCTGCGCGCCGTGGGCCGCGTGCTCAAGCCGGGCCGGCGCCTGATCGTCACCACCGCCGACGTCACGCACGTTGACGACGCGGGCAAGGAATCGCCCTGTGCGCTGATGCAGCAAACCCTGGTGCCCGTGCCCAAAACCTACTGA
- a CDS encoding MerR family transcriptional regulator: MATTYSISDLAQEFDLTPRAMRFYEDMGLLQPERSGPGGRVRVYSNRDRARLKLTLRAKRLGLSLNEAKELIEMYDSPRDTGPQLRKYLQVLVGHRAQLEAQRAELDATLAEIAEQEKEARKLLARQQPGRTRRAAL; encoded by the coding sequence ATGGCGACCACTTACAGCATCAGCGATCTGGCGCAGGAATTCGACCTGACACCGCGCGCCATGCGTTTTTACGAAGACATGGGCCTGCTGCAACCCGAGCGCAGCGGCCCGGGCGGGCGCGTGCGGGTGTATTCCAACCGCGACCGCGCGCGCCTCAAGCTCACGCTGCGCGCCAAGCGCCTGGGCCTTTCGCTGAATGAGGCGAAAGAGCTGATCGAGATGTACGACAGCCCCCGCGACACGGGGCCGCAGCTGCGCAAGTACCTGCAGGTGCTGGTCGGGCACCGCGCGCAGCTGGAGGCGCAGCGCGCCGAGCTGGACGCCACACTGGCCGAGATCGCCGAGCAGGAAAAAGAGGCCCGCAAGCTGCTGGCGCGGCAGCAGCCCGGGCGCACACGGCGGGCGGCCTTGTGA